AGACTTTAGCCTGTGGAACAGGTGCAAGCGCATCAGCTTATATCTCTTATAAACTTGGTTTGGTTGATAAAAAAGTTGATCTTTTAACTAAAAGCGGAGAAATTCTTACAGTTTATATTGAAGATGAGGAAAACAAAATATATCTTGAGGGAGATACAAGATTTGTCTTTGAAGGAAAAATAAAAAAAGAGGCTATACTATAATAAAAGGAGGTAAGAGGATATGAAACTACAAGGCTCTATAGTAGCATTAGTAACACCATTTAAAGATGGAAAAGTAGATGAAGCCTCATTAAGAAATCTTATAAAATGGCATCTTCAAGAGGGAACTCACGGAATTTTAGTTCTTGGAACAACTGGTGAGGCAGTGACCATAGATTTAGAGGAAAGAAAAAGGGTAATGGAGATAGCTTTAGAAGAGGCAAAGGGGAAAGTCCCTTTAATTGTTGGGACAGGAACAAATGATACTCAGAAAGTTCTCAAATATACTAAACTTGCAGAAGAAATGGGTTTTGATGCAGCTTTGATAGTAACTCCCTATTATAATAAGCCAACTCAAAATGGTCTTTATGAGCATTATAGTTATATTGCTAAAAATACTAATATTCCCATTATTCTTTACAATGTGCCTGGAAGAACCTCTGTTAATTTATTACCTGAAACAACTGCTAAACTTTCTCAAATTGAAAATATTGTGGCTATAAAAGAGGCTTGCGGTGATATTAAACAGGTAACTGAGCTTTTACTTAAATGCCCTAAGGATTTTACTATTCTTTCGGGAGATGATTTTACTGCTTATGCAACAGTTATGCTTGGTGGAAAAGGAGTTATTTCTGTTGCAGCAAATGTTATGCCAAGAGAAATGTCTCAACTTATGGAAAGTGCTTTAAATGGAGAGGTAGCTAAAGCTCAAGAATTAAATTTAAAACTTTATCCTCTTTATAAAGCTATGTTTGTTGAAACCAATCCAGTTCCAGCTAAGGCTGCACTTTGGCTTATGGGTAAAATTGAAACTCCAGAGGTAAGGCTTCCTTTGTCTCAACTTTCAGAAAAGTCCTTAGAAACTCTAAAGACTATTTTAAAAGAAAATTATGGCTTAATTTAATGTTCCACGTGGAACATTAAATTTTTTAAAATAAAAATTAGGAGGGGATTATGGAAAACTTTGAATTTTATGTGCCTACAAAAATAATTTTTGGTAAAAAAACTGAAGAAAAAATTGGAGAGATTTTAAAGAAAGATGGGATTAAGAAAGTGTTATTTGTTTATGGTAGAGAATCAATTAAAAAGATTGGTCTATATGATAGAGTAGTAAAAGCTTTAAAAGAATCTGGTATTGATTTTATAGAACATTCAGGGGTTAAACCTAATCCAGTTTTATCTCATACAAGAGAGGGAATTAAAAAAGCTAAAGAAAATAAAGTGAAAGCTATACTTGCTGTAGGTGGAGGTTCAGCAATTGATGAAGGAAAAGCTATAGCAGTGGGAGCAAAAACTAAAAAAGATATATGGAAATATTTTAAAGGTGAGGAAGTTATTGAAACTGCTTTACCTATTTATACTATCCTTACTTTAGCTGCAACAGGTTCTGAAATGAATGGATTTGCTGTAATTACTAATGAGGAAACTAAAGAAAAATTAAATATTGCCTCAGAACATATTTTTCCAAGAGTCTCTATTCTAAATCCAGAACTAACTTATACAGTAACTTCTCAGTATCAAGCCTATGCTGCAGTTGATGTAATAGCACACATAATTGAGTACTATTTTACTTGTAAAGTTTGTCCTAATTTGTCAAATAGAATTTCAGAAGGGCTCATAAAGACAGTTATGGAAACTACAGAAATCATATTAAAGGATCCAAAAAACTATAAAGCCCGTGCTGAATTTATGTGGTCTTCAACACTTGCTTTAAATGGATTAACAAGAACTGGAGTTGGTGGAGGTCTATTTCCTAATCATTTAATAGCACATGCCTTGGGAGGTATCTATGACCTTCCTCATGGAGCCTGTTTATCAATTGTAATCCCTGCATGGATGAGCTGGTATAAAGAGGAAAATAAATCTCAATTTGAAAGATTTGCTAAAGAAATCTTCGGTGTTTCTTCTGCTGAAGATGGTATATCTGCACTTAAAAACTGGTTTAAAAAAATAGGTGCTCCTGTAAGTTTAAAAGAAGTAAATATCTCAGAAAAAGAAATTCCAGAGATTGCAGAAAAGGGATATAATATTGCCAAAATTTGGGGAATAGAAAACCTTTATTCTAAAGAAGTAATTGAAGAGATATTAAAAAAAGCAATAAAATAGAGCTTTTATTTTTTTAAATAAGTTTTAAAATAAAAATATGTATATTGCAAGAAGACCTGTAGCTGGACATTTTGAATACTCTTTAAAAGAATCCTATTATGAAGCTCCCTATTGGAAAAGTAAAACTATCTTAAATCTTGGGGAATTTCCAGAAAATTATATAACCTATTACAGTGAAGTTGCATTTTCTATAGATTTAGAAGAAAAATTAGAAGAACTTGGATATAAAGTAGATCAATGGGAATTAGAAAGGCTATTTTTTAGATTTTTAAATCCTGAAGCACAAAGAATAATTCTTCAATTTACTCGACCTAAAAGTATTAAAAAAGTACACAAAACCTTTTCTATAAAAGATATCCATCCCTTTGATATTAAAAGAAGATTGGTTTTAAAATTTGGGATCTCAAATCCAGAAAAATATATGGATATTCCTTATCCCTTTTTAAGTGAACTTTGTGAGAAATCAAGAGATGAATTGGAAAACTATTTTTGGGATTTAGAAGATAGACTAAAACATAGAGAAAAAATAAGATATCTTATGGCAATTTTTGGTCTTTCTTATATATCTTCCAGAGCAACTCAAGAAGATATAGATAGGCTTTTTTTAAATAATTTTTGTCAAATTTTGGAAGATGAAACCTTTAGAATGGGTATAAGCTCAGAGGAACTTCATAGAAATTATTTTTGTAGATATATATGGATATATTTTGATATGGTTCCCTTTTTCCCAAGACCAAAGGAGTTTTATTTTAAAGAAAAAGAGATCTATTTTAAAGCTTTTGAGCTCCTTGGTATTCCTGTTGAAGAATTAAAAAGATTATCAAGAAAGGAGTTGTTGAAAATTTTTAGAAAAAAGGCAAAAGAGCTTCATCCAGACAAAGGAGGTTCTCACGAAAGATTTATAGAATTAAGAAAAATTTTTGAAGAACTCCTTAAAATAAAAAAGGGGGATTAAAATCCCCCAAAAATAATAGGTGTAGTATGAAGGTAAGGATTAAAATGCTACTTGCAAGGTTAATTGTAATCTTTTGTCATCCTTAAGCAATTTATCTTCATAATTTACATAATCATAATCAAGAACAAGCATATTTTTGTGAGGTTTATCAAGATGATAAACAATTCCCAAAATGTATCTTTTACTTTCATCTACTATTTTATCAGCTAAATCCTTTTGATCATCATTTTGGTCAAAATAATCATATCTTGCAATTAAACTTATAGGAAGGCTTGAGAAGGCATAAGGTTTAAGTTCTAAGAAAAAGGAATAGCCATCCTTATCATAATCATCAGAACCCTTTTGATTTGAATGTCCCCAGTAATATTGAGCAGTAGCAGTAAAATATTCATGTTCATAACTTGCAAAAAGAAGATTTACTCGCCAGTTAGGAGGATTTTTCTCTACGTTCCCCTTTCCTCTAATTCCGAAATAGGAGATCTGAAAACCAGGTAAGAGATCTGGTAGGGGTCTTAAAGTAATTCTTGCCTCAATAGGTTTATCATTATTTTTTTCTCTATCATGATATCCTGCACCATTATAAATTCCTAAAGCAATGCTTCCATATCTTCCTGCATAAGAGGGATTAACCCTTTTTTTGTACCATTCAGGCATTTCTTCACCAAGAAGTGCCATGAAGGTAATTCCAAAATCTGCAGAATTAAATAGACCATTTCTTTCTGTAAACATTGTATCTTGACATCTATACCAATTTAAATTTTCTTCATAATCAAGCCAAGGAAAATGAACCTGTCCAAATTCTAAGAAAGGCTTTTTTAAAAATCCCATATCCGGGAATTTAAACTTTCCATAAATATATTTAGTTCTTACCATTATAGAACCATCTATATTAGTTTTATTTGGTTTTTGAAGCTCTTCTTTTACTTGAGTTACATCAAAAGTTACATGGGCATCAAACCAAGGAGTTATATTTTTGGTAAATCTTACATATCCTCTTTTAATAGCAACTTGACTTCTCTGTTTATCATCTCCAGCTTCACCTCCCACATCTTTCCCCTTTCCATTCATATAAGAGATATACCACAAACCATTTACATTTAATCCTTTTAGAGCCTTAATAATTTCATCAAGCTTCTTATTTTTTTTCTCCACTTCATCTTTAGCCTTTTCTACCTTTTCAACCATAGAAGTTAAGGTGCCTTCTTTTTGCTTAAGCTCTTTTTCTTTTTGTTCTAATTCTGAAAGAAGTTTTTTAATCTCTTCCTTTTTCTTTTCATAATCTTCAAGAAGAGTTTTTAGTTCAGCAATTTTTGCATCTAAAGACTTTTCTTCTGTTAAAGCCTTAGCATAAGAGGGAAAAAGACTTAAAACTCCTAAGGAAAGTGCTAAAGCTAATCCTTTTTTAAAGCGTTTTTTAGTTTTTCCCATAGCAAACCTCCTTAATTTTTTATTTAAGGATTAATTTTATATTTCCCCCAGTATTCATAGATGAGATGAACTAAATTCTTGGGTAAAGGAATATAGTATAAGTCTTCTGCTATTTTACTACCCCTTTCAAAAGCCCATTTAAAAAATTTAGTTACCTCTTTTGCATTAGGTTTATCAAGAGGTATAAGAATAAAAGATGCTCCTTCTCCATTTTCCATTTTGCATTGCTTACAGCAGATTGCATTGATTTTACTGAAGGAGTAATAAAGGCACTTCCCTTAGCATTTAAAAGATTGGCTCCTATTCCCACAGGCCAATTTACTGAGGTTCCAGCTCCTACTTTTTCTCTCCACTCAGGACAAGCTTTACTTAAATAGGTAGTAAAAAGCCATGTTGTTCCAGAGCCATCAGATCTTCTAACCACTACAATAGGACGTTCAGGAAGATTGACTTTTGGATTTAATTTTTTCAAATATGGGTCATTCCAGTTTTTAATTTT
The window above is part of the Thermodesulfobacterium geofontis OPF15 genome. Proteins encoded here:
- the dapA gene encoding 4-hydroxy-tetrahydrodipicolinate synthase, giving the protein MKLQGSIVALVTPFKDGKVDEASLRNLIKWHLQEGTHGILVLGTTGEAVTIDLEERKRVMEIALEEAKGKVPLIVGTGTNDTQKVLKYTKLAEEMGFDAALIVTPYYNKPTQNGLYEHYSYIAKNTNIPIILYNVPGRTSVNLLPETTAKLSQIENIVAIKEACGDIKQVTELLLKCPKDFTILSGDDFTAYATVMLGGKGVISVAANVMPREMSQLMESALNGEVAKAQELNLKLYPLYKAMFVETNPVPAKAALWLMGKIETPEVRLPLSQLSEKSLETLKTILKENYGLI
- a CDS encoding iron-containing alcohol dehydrogenase, with product MENFEFYVPTKIIFGKKTEEKIGEILKKDGIKKVLFVYGRESIKKIGLYDRVVKALKESGIDFIEHSGVKPNPVLSHTREGIKKAKENKVKAILAVGGGSAIDEGKAIAVGAKTKKDIWKYFKGEEVIETALPIYTILTLAATGSEMNGFAVITNEETKEKLNIASEHIFPRVSILNPELTYTVTSQYQAYAAVDVIAHIIEYYFTCKVCPNLSNRISEGLIKTVMETTEIILKDPKNYKARAEFMWSSTLALNGLTRTGVGGGLFPNHLIAHALGGIYDLPHGACLSIVIPAWMSWYKEENKSQFERFAKEIFGVSSAEDGISALKNWFKKIGAPVSLKEVNISEKEIPEIAEKGYNIAKIWGIENLYSKEVIEEILKKAIK
- a CDS encoding J domain-containing protein, translated to MYIARRPVAGHFEYSLKESYYEAPYWKSKTILNLGEFPENYITYYSEVAFSIDLEEKLEELGYKVDQWELERLFFRFLNPEAQRIILQFTRPKSIKKVHKTFSIKDIHPFDIKRRLVLKFGISNPEKYMDIPYPFLSELCEKSRDELENYFWDLEDRLKHREKIRYLMAIFGLSYISSRATQEDIDRLFLNNFCQILEDETFRMGISSEELHRNYFCRYIWIYFDMVPFFPRPKEFYFKEKEIYFKAFELLGIPVEELKRLSRKELLKIFRKKAKELHPDKGGSHERFIELRKIFEELLKIKKGD
- a CDS encoding coiled-coil domain-containing protein, with translation MGKTKKRFKKGLALALSLGVLSLFPSYAKALTEEKSLDAKIAELKTLLEDYEKKKEEIKKLLSELEQKEKELKQKEGTLTSMVEKVEKAKDEVEKKNKKLDEIIKALKGLNVNGLWYISYMNGKGKDVGGEAGDDKQRSQVAIKRGYVRFTKNITPWFDAHVTFDVTQVKEELQKPNKTNIDGSIMVRTKYIYGKFKFPDMGFLKKPFLEFGQVHFPWLDYEENLNWYRCQDTMFTERNGLFNSADFGITFMALLGEEMPEWYKKRVNPSYAGRYGSIALGIYNGAGYHDREKNNDKPIEARITLRPLPDLLPGFQISYFGIRGKGNVEKNPPNWRVNLLFASYEHEYFTATAQYYWGHSNQKGSDDYDKDGYSFFLELKPYAFSSLPISLIARYDYFDQNDDQKDLADKIVDESKRYILGIVYHLDKPHKNMLVLDYDYVNYEDKLLKDDKRLQLTLQVAF